GATCAGCTACCGACTGACTGACGCAAGCTGCGGGACCGTTATCACGACGAGCGCGAAGAAGGACCTGATCGCAAAGATCACGCGAGACGCCGGAATCTCGCTCAAAATGATCTATGCCGGAGGTGAAGCGCCGCAAGGCGGCTTGTCCATGACTGACCTGGCGACCGGTGCCGGCGCCGCGCCGCTGGATCCAGACGACATCGATCGCTCTTCTTTCATCATCTACACGTCAGGCACCACCGGTCGCGCCAAGGGCGTCCTGCTGTCGCTGCGCAGCATGTTGTGGATCGCAGCAGCCTGCTGGTCGCCGATTGGCGAATTGAGCGCGAAGGATGTCGTTCTTTCGCCGCTGCCGCTGTTCCATTCCTACGGCCTCAACCTTTCGGTACTCAGCGTTCTTGCCATCGGCGCGAGCGAGCACATCATGGAGAAGTTCTCGCCGCAGCAGGCGCTGGAGCTTTTGCAGTCCGGCAAGTACACTGTCTTTCCCGGCGTACCGACCATGTTCCACTATCTGCTGCACAAGGCTCAGGAGGGCGGCGTCGAGCGGCTCGGGAATATCCGGCTGTGCATCTCGGCCGGCGCGATTATGCCCGCAACGTTGAACCGGGCGTTCGAGGAGCGCTTCAGGACGCCGCTGGTCGACGGCTACGGGATCACCGAGACTGCAACAATGGTCACCATGAACTGGCTCCGCGGCGAGCGGCCGATCGGTTCATGCGGATTGCCGGTGCCGGGTCTCGCCGTGCGCATTGTCGATCCTTCGTCCCGGGAAGACGTTCCCTTCGGCGAAGAAGGGGAACTGATCGTGCGCGGGCCGAACCTGATGCAGGGGTATCACAACAAGCCGGAAGAGACTGCGGCTGCGCTGCGGAAGGGCTGGTATCACACCGGCGATCTCGCGAAGTCGGACTCGTCTGGCTATCTGACGATCACCGGGCGCATCAAGGAACTCATCATCCGCGGCGGCCAGAACATCGCGCCGGCCGAGATCGAGGAAGTCGTCCTCCGGCATCCGCGCGTGACTGACTGCGCGGTAGTCGGCATCAGGCACGCCACGCTCGGGGAAGTGCCATGCCTGTTCATCGTGGCCAAGCCCGACGAGCTGGATCTGAACTCGTTGATGGATCACTGCAGGGCGCATCTGTCGTCCTACAAGATTCCCGAGGCCACTCATTTCGTTCCGGAAATCCCGCGCACCGGATCGGGCAAGATCATGCGCTTCAAGCTGGTCGAGAAATTGAACCAGGCTTCCTAGGTCACGGAGCGAGGACCCAGGGCTCCGAAGGCCTTGGGATCGTAGGCCAGCCTGTAGCGCATGTCGGCGGCGACGATCGGCTGCTTGCAACGGTCGCAGACGACCTCCGCGTGAAAATCATGTCCGCAGGAGAGATGCTTGAGCAGGAGGGGAGGCTTCCCCTTGGAAAGCCAGCGGTCGCCCCATCCCAGCATCGCGATGAAGGGACCGTAGAGATCGCGCCCCATGTCGGTGAGGAGATATTCGTAGCGGTCAGGCGAGCTCTGATATTGCCTGCGGTGCAACACGCCATTCGCGACGAGGCGAGACAGCCGGTCGGTCAGGATGTTCGGCGCGATCGAAAGCTCGGTCAAGATCTTGTCGTAGCGCCGATTGCCGAAGAAGCCCTCACGAACGACCATAAAACTCCATTTATCGCCGATGATCTGCAAGGCGCGCGAAACCGAACTTGGACGACCGAGCAGGAAGCGATTTCCGTCCGAGGCCCGTCTGGTATTGCGGCCCGCCTTCGCAGGATGGCGGCCGGCGCCTGGTCCGTCCCGGTATTTCACCTCCCGCGCATTGACGCCTTTGCCGCAATGGGAGCACGCGACCAGTGGACGACTGTCGCAGCCGCAACTTACATGAACCAGCGTCAAGGGAGCCGGCTTTCCGCCGGCGAGCCAGCGGTCGCCGAACTGCATCAGGGCGATGAAGCTCGGATAGAGATCGAACCCCATCCTGGTCAGTCGATATTCCTTGCGCTGCGAGGCGCCGGTCGCGGCCTGACGGAAGATGGCGAGCTGCGTCAGCTTCTTCAGACGATTCGTGAGCGTCGCCCGCGGAATGCCGAGCGCCGAACGGAAGGCCTCGAACGTCTGCGTTCCGAAGAACGCCTCTCGGATGATCAAGAATGCCCATGCGTCCGAAACGATGTCGAGCGTGCGAGCGACCGAGCAGTTACGTTCGCGTCGTGCCGCGCCCGACTGCGTCACGGCCGGCCTCGGAGCCGATCTCGCCGGTGGCTTTGCTGTCTGGACCTTGGCGGCGGCGGGCATCTCGGACGGTCTCTTTGCGCGGCCTGATCGCAGGCCGTTTCGAAGGTGCGCTCGTTTAACACATCAACGCGATTGACTCCCAGAAAATATAAGTCTAGTTACGCATGTAATATAAGTCTAGTTATGCATGTGACAAAATGCGGAATTAAACCGCGTCCAACATCCCGGGGAGGGAAGCCATGAAAGCTGGAATACATCAGACCCTGATCGCCGCAGCTGCGGCGACTCTCTTCGTCAATCAAGCCGGCGCACAGACGGCCGCTGTTTCCGACGATGTCGTGAAGATCGGCGTGTTGACCGACATGTCCGGGCAATTCTCTCACGAATCCGGCGAAGGTTCGGTCACGGCGATCAAGATGGCCGTCGAGGATTTCGGCGGCAAGGTATTGGGCAAGCCAATCCAGGTCGTCGTGGCGGACCATCAGAACAAGCCGGACACGGCATCGACGCTGGCGCGCAAGTTTTATGACGTCGAAAAGGTCGACATGATCGCCAACCTGATCAATTCCTCGATCGCGCTCGGCGTCTCCCAACTTGCGAAGGAGAAGAACCGGATTGCTATCATCAATGGTTCCGGCTCGTCCCGCCTGACCAACGACGCCTGCACCCCCAACAGTATCCATTATGCGTACGACACCTATGCTCTCGCCAAGGGAACGGGCTCGGCGATGCTGAAGGCCGGCTTGAAGAGCTGGTACTTCCTCACCGCCGACTACGCGTTCGGACATGCGCTTGAGGCCGATACCACCGCCGTCGTCAAGTCGCTTGGTGGCGAGGTCGTGGGCGCGACGCGCTATCCGCCAGAAACCTTCGACCAGTCGTCGTTTCTGCTGAAGGCCCAGGCCTCGAAAGCGAAAGTCGTCGCGCTTGCCGGTTCGGGAACGGTGCTGGTGAACGCAGTGAAATCGGCGCAGGAATTCGGCATCCTGAAGGGCGGACAGGAACTGGCGGGATTGCTGGTCTGGATCACCGACATCAAGAGCATGGGGCTTGATCTCGCGCAGGGACTGGTGCTGACAAACGCATTCTACTGGGATCGTGACGACGAGACGCGCGCATGGTCGAAGCGTTTCTACGACCGGATGAAACGTATGCCCCATATGGGCGATGCCGGCGATTATTCCTCGACGATGCACTATCTCGCAGCGGTCAAGGCTGCCGGAACGGATGACGCTACGGCCGTCATGAGCAAGATGCATGAGCTGCCGATCAACGACTTCTTCGCCAAGAACGGCCGGATCCGCGAGGACGGTCGTATGGTGCACGACATGTACGTGTACGAGGTCAAGAAGCCGTCGGAGTCGAAGGGTGAATGGGACTACTACAAGCTTCGCGAGGTGATCCCCGGCGACCAGGCGTTCCGTCCGCTCAAGGACAGCGTCTGCCCGTTGGTCAAGAAGAGTTGACCTCCACAATGATAAGCGGAGCTCCCGAGCCCTCGCGATGTGGCACTGGGAATTGCGCCCGCCCTCAGGCGGACGCGGCATCGAGCCGGTCGACCATCCGATCATCAGACCTTCGATCAACGCAGTCGCGGAGACTTACGACCTCGCAAACGGCAGCCCCGAGCTCGTCTCCCATGGGTGTATCTTCACCGAGCCATTTGGGTCCGCGGCAGTGGTGGCGCCATATGCTGATCGTGAAGCCGAGGAGCGTATCGGTGCAAGGGCTCGATCGGTGTGGGTTCGACGCCGGCATCTTTCTGTGCGGGCGGGTCGTTGCGGCAACAGAAAATAATCGGAAGCAAGCGGCGCCAGCAAAGGGCTCAGTCGAGGTAAGTCGAGGCCGATCTGAACTGCCGGGAATGGTCCGTGTGGTTACAAATTGTGCAACTCGATCTAAAAATGCAGCAGATGTTCGGCAATAACTCAATCGAATATGACAGAAGCACTGTCATGACTGGAGTGGGCCGTGACAATGCGCTGCATCATATCGATGAAGGCTGCTTGCTCCGGTCCACTTAAGTTCTCCAGCGTGGCGCGGTGCGCGGACCGCGCCGATGCCTCGATTCTTCCCAGAAGTGCTGCTCCCGCCGGGGTCAATTTGCAGAGACGCGCGCGACGGTCCTCATCGTTGACGGCTCTCTCGACAAAATTGCGAGCGGCCAGCCGCTTGAGCGCTCCGGTCGTCGTCGTCCTGTCCAGCGCGATATCGGCCGCCAACGTGGTCTGATCGGCGGTTTTCCGTACTGCGAGCGCCGAAAGCAGGCTGTATTGCAGCGGCGTCACCTCGAATTCTCCGCACGCTTCCTGAAACAGCGCAACGTGAATCTGATGCAGCCGCCGAATCAGAAAGCCCGGCCGTTCTGACAGCGGCCACGGGCGATGTCTGGTCTCGCCATGCCGCTTTTTTGCTTTCCGCAACGCACTCTCCCCGCCTCGGAACATCGATGCGATTAGCTCGATTCGATCGAACTTCGCCACGGGAAGATCATGGCACGAAGTTTGCTCTTGTAAAATACGAAGTATGCTTCGTATTCTGGCGAGGGCGGTAACGCCGCCGGCGAAGAACAGGGGAGATTGTTCATGTCGATCAGCGCCACCTTCGACCAGCTTCTGCGCGGCGGCCGCGTGATCTGTCCGGCCTCCGGCATCGACGGAATCAGGGACGTCGCCATCCGCAATGGCAAGATCGCGGCGGTGCAGAGCGACATTTTGCCAACCAGTGCCAGAGAGGTGATCGACGTCACAGGCAAGCTGGTATTGCCCGGGCTCATCGACACCCACGCGCATGTCTATCAGTATGTCACCGGCCGCTTCGGCATGAATGCCGACATGGTGGGCGTCCAGTCCGGCGTGACGACGCTGGTCGATCAGGGCGGTCCCTCCTGCATGACGCTGCCCGGCTTCCGGCACTTCGTCGCCGAGCCTGCGAAATCGCGTGTCTATGCCTTCCTGTCGGCCTACCTCGTCGGTGGACTCGAGGGCCATTACTATCCGCAACTCTATAGTCCTGAAGGTGTCGATATCGACGCCACGGTAAAGGCGGCGACGGCCAATCTCGACATTATTCGCGGCATCAAAGCCCATGCGGAGATCGGCGGTTTCGCGCGCTGGGGTATTCGCGTAATCGAAATGGCGGCTGAGATCGGACGCCGCGCCGATCTGCCGGTCTATGTGCATTTCGGTCAGCTCTGGGGCCTGCCCGAAAGCGGCACCAACGGCGAAGATGTCGATACGATTCTGGAGCGCGTGATTCCGTTGCTGCGGGAGGGTGACGTGCTGGCGCATCCGTTCACGCGCCACCCCGGCGGCTTCGTCAACCGTGAGGGAGAAGTGCATCCTGTGATTCAGGCGGCGCTCGATCGCGGCCTGAAGGTCGACGTCGGTCACGGCAGTCATTTCTCCTATCGTCTCGCCAAGAAGGCGCTCGCCGCCGGCATTATTCCCACCACGCTCGGTGCGGACATTCACGGCTACAACACCCACGTGCCAGCACCTGCCGGCACGCCCGATCAGCACGAGGACGACGAAAATCATCCCTTCGCCGGCCAGGCCAAGTTCAGCCTGGTCCAGGCGATGAGTTCGATGATGGCGCTCGGCCTCGCGCTTGAGCAGGTCGTGCCGATGGTCACATCCAGCCCGGCCAGGATGCTCGGCCGTGCCGACGAAATCGGCGCGCTCAAAGTGGGCATGGAAGCCGACGTCTCGGTGATCGGAGAACGAACCGGACGATTTGTCCTTCGTGACAACGAGAACAATGAGGTCATTGCCGAGCGTCTGTTGCAGCCTGCGTTCTGCCTCCGTGCCGGTACGCGATACGACGCGGTGGCGCCAATTCTGCCGCAGGCCGTTGCGGCGTAAGGAGGCCAGCGTCAGGTCGATCGGGGAGAATGCCACCGTGCGCAATGAGCGCGAGTTTCCTTCCGCAGGCGGAGCGGGCGCCGGACAAGGCGTCGGCGCGCGGCTGGCGCGAAAGGAAGACGATCGGCTGATGCGGGGCCGTGGCCAGTTCGTGGCCGATATTCGCCTTGCCGGGCTGCAGGACGTTGCTTTTGTACGCAGCCCTTTGGCGCATGCGCTGATCCGTGGCATCCATGTGCCGGAACATTATCGCGGGAGTGTCTTCACTGCGGCGGATCTGGCTGGCGTCAATCCGATCCGTGCGGTGTCAGGGCTGCCGGGATTCAAGATTTCCGAGCAGCCGGTGCTTGCCACCGGCAAGGTGCGTCAGGTCGGCGAGCTCGTGGCCATGTGTGTGGCGCCGACGCGTGCCGAGGCGGAGGACATCGCGGCGGCGGTGACGCTCGATCTCGAAGAGCTTCCCGCGGTCCATGACATGCTAAAGGCGCGCGAGCCGGATTCGGCGCTGGTGCACGAGCATTGGGGCGATAACGTCTTTCTCGAAACCAATTTCGAGGTCGACATCTCCAGGGCGTTCGATGCTCCGATCAAGGTGTCGCGCGAGATATCGACCGCGCGGCAGTGCATGTCACCGCTCGAAGGGCGCGGCGTGGTCGCGACCTTCGATCATCGTCTCGACCAGCTCACGCTCTATTCCTCGGCCCAGATGCCGCACATCACGCGCAGCGGCCTTGCCGAGTGCCTCAGCATGGAGCAGGGCCGAATCCGTATCGTCTCCCCCGACGTCGGCGGCGGCTTCGGGCACAAGGGAATCCTGCTGCCGGAAGAAGTCTGCCTTTCCTGGCTGACGCAGCGTCGCGGCCATCCCGTGCGCTGGACCGAGGATCGCCGCGAGCATCTCATCGCCAGCTCCAACTGCCGCGAGCACCACTACAAGATCACCGTCTATGCCGATCGTGACGGCCGGCTGCGCGGCATCGACTGTGAAGCGACCGTCGATTCCGGCGCTTACTCGTCCTATCCGTTCTCGGCGTGCCTTGAGGCGGCGCAGGTCGCCAGCATCCTGCCTGGACCTTATTTGATGCCGGCCTATCGCTGCCGGACGTTTTCGGTTGCGACCAACAAGTGTCCGATCCTGCCTTATCGTGGCGTGGCCCGCACCGGCGTCTGCTTCGCGCTGGAGCTGATGCTCGATCTGGTGGCGGCGGAAGCCGGGCTGGAGCCGGGCGAAGTGCGCCTGCGCAATCTGGTGCAGCCCGGGCAGATGCCGTTCGACAACATCACCAACAAGCACTTTGACAGCGGGGATTATCCCGAGGCGATGCGGCGGGCGCTGGCGTCCATCGACGTCGAAGGCGTGCGGGAACGCCAGCGCAAGGGAGAGGCCGACGGGCGCCGGATCGGCGTCGGCGTCTCGATCTATTGCGAGCAGGCCGCGCACGGCACCTCGGTCTATTCCGGCTGGGGCATTCCGATGGTGCCCGGCCGTGAGCAGGCTTCCGCGCGTCTGACGCCGGACGGCGGCCTCGAAGTCAGGGTCGGCGTGCATTCGCATGGGCAGGGCATGGAGACGACGCTGGCCCAGGTCGCGCATGAGATGCTGGGCATCGACGTCGCCAAGGTGCGCCTGATCCTCGGCGACACGGCGATGACGCCGTATTCGACCGGCACCTGGGGCTCGCGCTCGATGGTGATGGCAGGCGGCGCGGTCGCAACCGCCTGCCGCGAGTTGGGTGAACGCGCCAGACGCATCGGTGCCAAGCTGTTGCAGCACGATCCGGCTGCGGTGGTGCTGCAGAACGGCGAGGTTCGCGGCGTCAACGGCAGCGTCACCTTGAAGGAAATCGCCCATACCTGGTATCGCCGGCCGCAGGATCTGCCTGCTGACGTCGATCCCGGCGGGCTGGAAGTGACGTCCGGCTACAAGCCGCAGCGCGATACCGGAACCTTTAGCTATGCGGCGCACGCCGCGGTCGTCGCGGTCGATCCGGATCTCGGAGAGGTCGAGATCCTCGATTACGTCATCGTCGAGGACGGCGGCGTTCTCGTCAATCCGATGGTGGTGGACGGCCAGATCTATGGCGGTCTGGCCCAGGGCATCGGCACCGCGCTGTACGAAGAGATGCCGTTCGACGCGTCCGGCCAGCCGCTCGCGACGACGCTTGCCGACTATCTGCTGCCCGGAGCCACCGAAGTGCCGTCGCCGCGTCTTGATCATATGGAGACGCCGTCACCCTATACCCAGTTCGGCGTGAAGGGCATCGGCGAGGGCGGCGCCATCGCGCCGCCGGCGGCAATTGCCAACGCCGTCAACGACGCGCTGCGGTCGCTCGACGTGGAGCTGATGCAGTCGCCGATTACGCCGTATCGCGTCGTCGAGGCGGTTCTGGCCGCGCGCCACGCAGAAAGGCCGGCGGCATGAAACCGGCGCCTTTCGGCTACGAACGTCCACGCGACTTGCAGGCGGCGCTTGCCGTGCTCGGCGAGGCCAAAACGTCCGCCAAGATCATTGCCGGCGGCCAGTCGCTTGGTCCCATGCTCAATCTGCGGCTGGTGGAGCCGGGGGTGATCGTCGACATCACCGCTCTTGCCGAGCTCAAGCAGGCCGAGCGCCGCGGCGACGAACTCGTGCTCGGGGCCTGTGTTACCCACGCTGACATCGAGGACGGACGCATTCCGGACGTCACGCGCGGCGCCATGCAAGGCGTCGCCGCCAACATCGCCTACCGCGCCGTGCGCAATCGCGGCACGGTCGGCGGGTCTCTCAGCCATGCCGATCCCGCGGCAGACTGGGTATCCGCGCTGTCGGCGCTGGGTGCGCGACTGACGCTGCGAAGCCGCGCGGGTGCTCGCACGGTCGCGATGGAGGATTTCATCGTCGGCGCGCTCGAATCCGCGCTGCGCGATGGCGAGATCGTCGAGACCATTCATGTCCCGGCGATGCCTGCATCGGCGCACTGGGGCTATGCCAAGAGCTGCCGCAAGACCGGCGAATTTGCGCACGCGATCGGCGCAATCCTGATCGATCCCAGTGCCGCATCCGCCCGCGTCGTGATCGGCGCGATCGATTCCGCGCCGATCGTCATCACGAATGCGGCGGAATTGTTCGGCGGACGCATTGCCGGCGACTACAAGGATCGCTTCGACGCGTGTGTGGCTGATGTCCTGCTGGTCAAGGCGGGCGTCTCGAATGCGACGCATCGCCATATCCATGTCAACGTGCTGAAGCGTGCGGTCCGCGAGGCCGCCGCATGAACATGATAGCACTCACCGTGAACCAGCGCGCAGTGCGGGCCCTGGCCGAGCCTCGCACCAATCTTGCGGATTTTGTCCGCGAGAAGCTGGATCTGACCGGCACCCATCTCGGCTGCGAGCACGGCGTCTGCGGGGCGTGCACGGTGCTGCTCGACGGCGTCCCGGCGCGCTCATGTATTACCTATGCGGTGGCCTGCGAAGGGGCTGAGGTGACCACGATCGAAGGCCTCGACGAGGACAACATTACGACAGAACTTCGCGCGGCCTTCACCCGCGAACACGCGTTGCAATGCGGCTACTGCACGCCGGGAATGCTGGTCTCCGCGCGCGATCTCGTGCTGCGCCTGCCGCAAGCCGACGAGCGCATGATCCGCGTCGGATTGAGCGGCAATCTGTGCCGGTGCACCGGCTATGTCGGTATCGTGCGGGCGGTCCAGTTCGTGATCGAAGCGCGGCGTGCCCGCAATATCGCGCCGATGCCGGACGGAGGGCGAAAGATCCTGGGTCCCGTCGGCTCAGGTCGAGGCGACGCGGACCGCACCGAACGCATGCGATTGGTCGGAAACGAACCAACGTCGCCCGAAGCGGTCGGTTTGGTTCCTTCGATTCCGGATTTCATCCCGGCCACCGTCCTGGAACAGCAGTTCAGCGTCGCGCATCCGCCTGAGCAGGTATTTGCGATGTTCGACGATATCGCAGCCGTCGCGGCCTGTCTTCCCGGCGCGTCGTTGACGGCGTCGCCGAAGCCGGAGCGCGTCGAAGGTGCTATCCGGGTCAGGATCGGTCCGATTGCCGCGACGTTCCAGGGAGCTGCACGCGTCGAGCGAAACCCCGCCGATATGTCCGGCCGCATCATCGGCATCGGTAACGACCGGCGCAGCCGGTCCTCGACGCAGGGCGAAATTCGCTACCGGCTGGTGCCCATCGAGCAGGGGACGCGCGTCGACCTTTCCATCGGATATACGCTCACTGGAATGTTGGCGCAGGTCGGAAGGCCGGGGCTGGTCCGCGATCTCGCGGCGCGATTGATCGCGGAGTTTGCCGGCAATCTCGATCGCCGGCTGTCGGGTACATCCTCGGCAGATGCCGTTGCTGCCGACCTGAACGGAATAGCGCTGGTTTTCGGCCTTTTGCGCGCGCGGGTCGCGGGTTGGGTTGGTCGTTTCTCGTCCAAAAATGATGGGGCGACGTGATGGATCGAAGTCTCCGCGTGCTGCGGAAACGACAAGGTTTGGACTGCGGATAGATGAACAGCGTGAGATTGGAGAACCACATGATACGGACTTTCAGACTTGTTCCGACGATAGCGCTGGCGTTCGCCTTGCTGGGTAGTGCCGCCAACGCTCAGACCATCAAGATCGGTGTGAACGAGCCCCTGACGGGCGCGTTCGCCGCGTCCGGTACCTACGTCGTCAACGGCGCCAGGATCGCGGCCGACGAGATCAACGCAAAGGGCGGCATTCTCGGCAAGAAGCTCGAGCTCGTCATCGAGGACAACAAGAGCAATCCGACCGAGGCAGCCGCCGTTGCGGAAAAGCTGATCACCAGCGACAAGGTGCCGGTCCTGATGGGGGCCTGGGGCTCGAGCCTGACGCTGGCCGTGATGCCCAAGCTGATGGAATACGAAACGCCGATGGTGGTTGAGACCTCCTCGTCGGGCAAGATCACCACGACCGGCAATCCCTACATCTTCCGTATCTCGCCGCCGTCGGCGATCGAGGCCGCGGCGTTCAAGGGGATCGTTGACAAGCTCGAACTGAAGAAGGTCGATTTCCTCGTCATCAACAATGACTGGGGGCGGGGCACCGCTGAGGACTTCAGCAAGATGATGAAGGAAAAGGGGATCGCGGTCGGCGCCGTCGAGACGATGGATCAGGGCGCCCAGGACATGAGCGCGCAGCTTTCCAAGCTGAAGGGGACCGATTCAGAGACCATCATCGTGACCACGGCGGTGGACCAGCTGACGCTGATCTTCAAGCAGGCGTCGGCGTTGGGCCTCAAGAAGCGCATCATCACCACCGGTGGCTCGCAGAATCCGGACCAGATCATCGCGCAGGCGGGAGCCGCCGCCAACGGCACCATGCACCTGACGACCTTCCTGCCCTGGTTCCCCGACAAGACGCCGAACCCCGAGGCAACCAATTACTTCATCTCCGAATGGAAGAAGCGCGGCTTCGACTTCGCCGGCTGCACCGAAAGCTTCCGTGGCTATGACGGCATCCGCACGGTGGCAGCCGCGATCGAGAAGGCGGGCAAGGCGGAGCCTGCGGCGATCAAGGCGGCGCTGTGGGATATCAAGATCAAGGGCCTGAATGGCGACATCGTGTTCCGCAAATCCGGTCCCGAAGGCAAGGAAAGCGGCCAGAGCCAGCCCAACGTCTATCTGATCGAAATCACCGACGGCAAGATCGGCATGAAGACGCTCTGACGTCACATCACCGTCGAGGGCCGCGGCCCTCGACGGCATCAGGACATCTGGGGGCCCCCTTGAGCGAATTTCTGCAACATCTGATCAACATGCTGGTGCTCGGCGGCACTTATGCGCTGCTGGGTATCGGACTGACCTTGATCTTCGGCATCATGAACGTCGTGAACTTCACCCATGGAGTGCTCTATACGTTCGGCGCCTACATCATGTTCATCGTGGTGCATCAGCTCGGAATTAACTTCTTCCTGGCGCTGCCGCTCGCCGTGGTGGCCGGTTGGCTGCTTGGCGCGGCGATCGAACTGACTTTGCTCCGGCCGCTGCGTGGCTCCGACATCGACACCACCATGCTTGTCATGATCGGCGCCTGGATCGCGATGCAGTCCGGCGCCTTGTGGATATGGGGTGGCGTCGCGAAATCGGTGGCCACGCCGTTCCCCGAGGCCCCGCTGGTGCTGGGCCCGGTCTCCGTGTCCTGGCTGCGGCTGTTCGTGCTCGCCGCGGCGGCGATGCTGATCGTCGTCACCTATCTCCTGATCAACAGGACAAAACTCGGTTGTGCGATGCGGGCGACGTTTCAGGATCAGGACACCGCCTCGCTGATGGGCGTCAACGTCGATCTGATCTACACCTCGACCTTCGCAATCGGTTCGAGCCTTGCTGCCGCGGCAGGCGCGCTGCTCGGTCCGGTCTACGTCATCTTCCCGCAAATGGGCGATCTCGCCGCCGTAAAGGCGTTCGCGATCGTGATCCTCGGCGGGCTTGGGAATATCACCGGCGCGGTCATTGGCGGCTTCATCCTGGCATTGGCGGAAGAACTGGGTGCCGGCTATGTTTCGTCCGGGTACCGCGACGCTATGGGCTTTCTGATCATCATCGCGGTTCTGATCTTCAAGCCGACCGGACTTTTCGCGCGCTCGGAGCGCGTCGGATGAAGTCAGGGGTCGCCATCCTCACGGTCGTCGCGTTCGCATCGGTGCCGCTCTGGCTGCGCGATCCGTATCTCATGAACGCGCTGATCACGACCGGCATCTTCATCATCGGCGCGATGAGCCTCAATCTGCTGCTCGGGTTCACCGGCCAGCTCAGCCTCGGTCATATCGCGTTCTTCGGCATTGGGGCCTATGTCAGCGCATTGACCTCGCTTGGTTTTGATGTCGGTTTGCCCTTCGGCTTGCGCATCGTTCACGAGCCCTGGCCGCCGATCGTCGGTTTTGCACTGGCAATCGTCATCGCTGGATTGTGCGGATATCTCGTGGGGCTGCTTTCGTTTCGCGTGCGCGGCGCCTATTTCGTGATCGTGACGATTTCCTTTGCGGAAGTGGTCCGGCTGGTTGCGCTGAACTGGGTCGAGCTGACGCAAGGCCCGCTGGCGCTGACCAACATTCCCTCGATTGCGATCGGATTGCCGGGTCTCGGCGATCTCACCCTCCGCACCAAGCTGCATAATTATTACCTCGTGCTGGCCGTCGCGGTTGTCACCTATCTCCTGATCTCGCGCCTCGTCCATTCGCATTTCGGCCGCGCCATGCGCGGGCTGATGGAAAACGAAACGCTGGCGGTATCGGTCGGCATCGACGTGACAAAGACGCTCACGCTGGCAGCGGTGATCTCGGCCGGAATCGCAGGCGCGGCCGGCAGTCTCTACGCACACTACATCCGGATCATCGATCCCGAGGTATTTGCCTTCATCAACACGGTGACGATGGTGATCATGGTCATCACCGGCGGCAAGGGCTCGCTCGCCGGGCCTGTCGTCGGCGGCATGATTTTCGGATTGTTGCCGGTGTTCCTGCGGCCGATCATGGCGCCGGAGGCGCAATGGATCGCGTATGGCGGCGTGCTGATTGTGATCCTGTTCGTATTGCCGCGCGGAATCGTGCCGTCTCTCGCGCAACGATTTGCAAAACCGCGGAGCCGGGCCGAGACGGTTGCCCCGGTTGCATTCGCCGAACGCGACGCCAAGGAGCACGCGTGATGACGGCGATCGCCTTGCAGGTCGAGCAGGTCGCCGTGCATTTCGGGGGGCTCGTTGCGCTCTCGGACATGAATTTTACGGTCGGCG
This portion of the Bradyrhizobium sp. AZCC 2262 genome encodes:
- a CDS encoding xanthine dehydrogenase family protein molybdopterin-binding subunit; translation: MGENATVRNEREFPSAGGAGAGQGVGARLARKEDDRLMRGRGQFVADIRLAGLQDVAFVRSPLAHALIRGIHVPEHYRGSVFTAADLAGVNPIRAVSGLPGFKISEQPVLATGKVRQVGELVAMCVAPTRAEAEDIAAAVTLDLEELPAVHDMLKAREPDSALVHEHWGDNVFLETNFEVDISRAFDAPIKVSREISTARQCMSPLEGRGVVATFDHRLDQLTLYSSAQMPHITRSGLAECLSMEQGRIRIVSPDVGGGFGHKGILLPEEVCLSWLTQRRGHPVRWTEDRREHLIASSNCREHHYKITVYADRDGRLRGIDCEATVDSGAYSSYPFSACLEAAQVASILPGPYLMPAYRCRTFSVATNKCPILPYRGVARTGVCFALELMLDLVAAEAGLEPGEVRLRNLVQPGQMPFDNITNKHFDSGDYPEAMRRALASIDVEGVRERQRKGEADGRRIGVGVSIYCEQAAHGTSVYSGWGIPMVPGREQASARLTPDGGLEVRVGVHSHGQGMETTLAQVAHEMLGIDVAKVRLILGDTAMTPYSTGTWGSRSMVMAGGAVATACRELGERARRIGAKLLQHDPAAVVLQNGEVRGVNGSVTLKEIAHTWYRRPQDLPADVDPGGLEVTSGYKPQRDTGTFSYAAHAAVVAVDPDLGEVEILDYVIVEDGGVLVNPMVVDGQIYGGLAQGIGTALYEEMPFDASGQPLATTLADYLLPGATEVPSPRLDHMETPSPYTQFGVKGIGEGGAIAPPAAIANAVNDALRSLDVELMQSPITPYRVVEAVLAARHAERPAA
- a CDS encoding FAD binding domain-containing protein → MKPAPFGYERPRDLQAALAVLGEAKTSAKIIAGGQSLGPMLNLRLVEPGVIVDITALAELKQAERRGDELVLGACVTHADIEDGRIPDVTRGAMQGVAANIAYRAVRNRGTVGGSLSHADPAADWVSALSALGARLTLRSRAGARTVAMEDFIVGALESALRDGEIVETIHVPAMPASAHWGYAKSCRKTGEFAHAIGAILIDPSAASARVVIGAIDSAPIVITNAAELFGGRIAGDYKDRFDACVADVLLVKAGVSNATHRHIHVNVLKRAVREAAA
- a CDS encoding xanthine dehydrogenase family Fe-S subunit — encoded protein: MNMIALTVNQRAVRALAEPRTNLADFVREKLDLTGTHLGCEHGVCGACTVLLDGVPARSCITYAVACEGAEVTTIEGLDEDNITTELRAAFTREHALQCGYCTPGMLVSARDLVLRLPQADERMIRVGLSGNLCRCTGYVGIVRAVQFVIEARRARNIAPMPDGGRKILGPVGSGRGDADRTERMRLVGNEPTSPEAVGLVPSIPDFIPATVLEQQFSVAHPPEQVFAMFDDIAAVAACLPGASLTASPKPERVEGAIRVRIGPIAATFQGAARVERNPADMSGRIIGIGNDRRSRSSTQGEIRYRLVPIEQGTRVDLSIGYTLTGMLAQVGRPGLVRDLAARLIAEFAGNLDRRLSGTSSADAVAADLNGIALVFGLLRARVAGWVGRFSSKNDGAT
- a CDS encoding ABC transporter substrate-binding protein, whose translation is MIRTFRLVPTIALAFALLGSAANAQTIKIGVNEPLTGAFAASGTYVVNGARIAADEINAKGGILGKKLELVIEDNKSNPTEAAAVAEKLITSDKVPVLMGAWGSSLTLAVMPKLMEYETPMVVETSSSGKITTTGNPYIFRISPPSAIEAAAFKGIVDKLELKKVDFLVINNDWGRGTAEDFSKMMKEKGIAVGAVETMDQGAQDMSAQLSKLKGTDSETIIVTTAVDQLTLIFKQASALGLKKRIITTGGSQNPDQIIAQAGAAANGTMHLTTFLPWFPDKTPNPEATNYFISEWKKRGFDFAGCTESFRGYDGIRTVAAAIEKAGKAEPAAIKAALWDIKIKGLNGDIVFRKSGPEGKESGQSQPNVYLIEITDGKIGMKTL